CTCCCGTCGGCGTCACCGTGACGGCGCTGATGGGCAGGTCGCCGTCCCAGGCGATCCAGGCCTCCACACCGGCCGTCTCGGTGAGGCAGACATCGAAATAGCGGGCGATGGCGTCCCGGGGCTCGTCGAAGGCGGCGGCCTCCAGGTCCCCGGCGATGGCCACCAGCTCGACCCCCAGCGCCCGGGTGATCTTCACCGGACGGCTCGGCGTCACCGGCGTCTCAGGCCTCAGCACCATCAGCGGTGAGGTCCCCGCCACCGTCAGGCCCAGCCCCGCCGCCACCGGCGCCAGGGCGGCTTGCGCCTGCGGGCTCATCACCACCACCAGCGGCAGCCCGCGCGCCCGGGCGCGGCCCACCGACGAGATCAGGAAGTCCTCGGCCTGCGGCCCCGCCCCCAGGGTCAGCCGGTTGAAGTCGGGGGAGGGGGCGCCGGTCAGGCCCAGGACGCCGTTCCGCGTCAGGGCCATCTCCACCCCCGGCACGTCCCCCATCTGCGCGACCAGCGCGCGCGCGCACAGCGCGATCAGCTCTTCGGTCTCGTCCATATGTTCCCCGCGCCCGGTCTTGGCCGGGCTTGCCACAGCGTAGGGTAGAGGGTGACGCCCCCGCGTTCCAGGGCCGATACGGGCCATCTTCCCCGTCTGTCGGGCCGCCCGCATGGCAATGTGCATCGACTTCCGCCGGGACGCGTTACGAATGGATGGCAAACGATCCGAAGTTAAATCCCGGCGGCGACGGCGAGACAATTCGCAGCGAGGCCGCGAGCGGCGGTCAAAAGACCGGCCACATCCGCTGGGTGCTGGGGATTGGAACGGTCCTGGCCATCCTCGGCATCCTGGTCGTCGCCCTCATGAGCCGCTGACCCGGGCCTGAGGCGAACGCTCCGCCAGCCTGACTCCTAGGACTGTGCGGCGAAGCTCGGCCCTCAACCCGGCCCGGACCGACATCCGCGGCTTGATCTGCGGCGTCCGCATTGAGGAGATCACCGACCCGGTGATGCGCGAGATCCGCGACCTCGACAAACTCATCGACGACCTCGCCAAGGGCAGGCCGATGGAGAAGATCCTCAACCGCGCGCCGGCCAAGGTCTGACCACACGCGCACCGACCCGCATTGAACCCCTGGCGAAACGGCGTTAGCTGTAGCGCATATTTCAAACAGCCGTTCGCGGCGCGCATTTCCAGGATGATCGCATGAAGCTCTATTCCGGCGACCTCTCGCCCTATTCCGCCAAGGTGCGGATGCAGATCTACGCCAAAGGCATTTCCGACATCGAGATCGAGCTGCCGCCGGGCTTCATGACCGGGGAGTTCCACAAGACCTCGCCGCTGGCCCGCATCCCGGTTCTCGACCTAGGCGGCGACCTGATCCCGGAGTCCGAGGTCATCAGCGAATATCTGGAGGAGGTCTATCCTCAGGTCCGCCTGCTGGGCGCCACCGCCCGCGAGACCGCCACCATCCGCACAGTGTCGCGCATCGCCGACATCTACCTGCTCAACAACATGTTCATGGTCCTGGGTCAGGCCCGCGCCTCGACCCGCAATCAAGGGATCGTCGACCTGCTCACCGGCCAGGTGATCCGTGGCCTCAAGGCCCTGGAGCACTATATCGGGGAGGACGGCTTCGCGGTCTGCGGCCGCCTGACCCTGGCCGACTGCACCTTGGTCCCGGCCCTGTTCCTGATCGAGAACGTCATCGACACGGTCGGCGTCGCCAACCCCATCCCCGACACCCCCAAGGTCGCCGCCTACTGGGCCGCCATCCAGAAGAACGAGCACGCCGCCGCCACCCTGGTGGAGCTCTACCGCGGCCTGGCCGAGCGCCGCGAACTCATCGCCAAGATGGCCGCCAAGGAAAAGGCCAAGGCCGCCGCCGCCGCTGCCGAAGCGTAAAATCTACGGGTCCCTTCTCCCCTTGCGGGGTCGAGAGCGGCGTTTCGCCAAATCGTTGGCGAAACGCATAGCGGGGCTTGAGTAGCCCCGCTCGCTCTCGACGGTGGCCCTGCGGAGCAGGGTCGAATAATTCGGGGACGTGATATTAATTCCCCAAATCAAACCTTTCCGATGTCCGCCGCCCATTAAGCCGACCTAAGTCTCTCCGCCCTACAAGGCGGGGATGGCGAGACCCTTCCCAATTCTTAGCTTTGGCCTGCTGGCGTTCGCGCCGGGCCATGCCCTGGCCGAGGGCCTGTTTTCGCCTGAGGCCTTCTCCGGCGTGATCGTGGCCGGCCCGGCCG
The sequence above is drawn from the Phenylobacterium glaciei genome and encodes:
- a CDS encoding GNAT family N-acetyltransferase, with protein sequence MDETEELIALCARALVAQMGDVPGVEMALTRNGVLGLTGAPSPDFNRLTLGAGPQAEDFLISSVGRARARGLPLVVVMSPQAQAALAPVAAGLGLTVAGTSPLMVLRPETPVTPSRPVKITRALGVELVAIAGDLEAAAFDEPRDAIARYFDVCLTETAGVEAWIAWDGDLPISAVTVTPTGDTAGISLMATPPEHQRKGWGRALLTQVMADYRSRGVARFHLGSTEAGLRLYESVGFVTVANLSAWLLPAEGALPGRDRGGPS
- a CDS encoding DUF2200 family protein, which codes for MRRSSALNPARTDIRGLICGVRIEEITDPVMREIRDLDKLIDDLAKGRPMEKILNRAPAKV
- a CDS encoding glutathione S-transferase family protein, whose protein sequence is MKLYSGDLSPYSAKVRMQIYAKGISDIEIELPPGFMTGEFHKTSPLARIPVLDLGGDLIPESEVISEYLEEVYPQVRLLGATARETATIRTVSRIADIYLLNNMFMVLGQARASTRNQGIVDLLTGQVIRGLKALEHYIGEDGFAVCGRLTLADCTLVPALFLIENVIDTVGVANPIPDTPKVAAYWAAIQKNEHAAATLVELYRGLAERRELIAKMAAKEKAKAAAAAAEA